The Pontibacillus halophilus JSM 076056 = DSM 19796 genome includes a region encoding these proteins:
- a CDS encoding ABC transporter substrate-binding protein has product MKKWLSLALTLGLSVGVMAACSDESSSENSGGEGGEPSGEITVWGWNVAAQSMEMAVEGFQEEYPDVDVKVEDIGRLDVYDKLTVGLASGGNGLPDVVLVESDRLANYMSEFPDSLTNLSERGYDDHSDKFGEYKNSVTQNADGEYLAAPWDIGPAAVFYRTDIFEEAGVNAEEIETWDDYIEAGKTIKEKTGVKMGPIDIAADDALYRMMMNQQGAYYFDEEGNIDLTSDESKRTFETIKEMHEADLVLNNDGWNGVVSATVNGEVATVPFGVWYSGTITDQAPDLDGKWGVFQLPAFEEGGNRAANLGGSDLAIPSSSDNQDAAYAFVEYFTTEEDPQMTALKERGIFPSLESAYENEYFKQEVEYFSNQQIYETFANVVPDIPVANYTSDYSRALKLVSDAQASILLDGQSVDEALQNAADTLANDTDREINE; this is encoded by the coding sequence ATGAAGAAGTGGCTTTCATTGGCGTTAACATTAGGTCTTTCAGTAGGGGTTATGGCCGCCTGTTCTGATGAATCGAGTTCAGAGAACAGCGGAGGAGAAGGTGGAGAACCTTCTGGTGAAATTACAGTATGGGGTTGGAATGTAGCGGCGCAGTCGATGGAGATGGCAGTTGAAGGGTTCCAAGAAGAATACCCAGACGTAGATGTGAAAGTAGAAGATATTGGTCGTTTAGACGTCTATGACAAACTTACGGTAGGGCTTGCTTCAGGTGGAAATGGTCTTCCAGACGTTGTCCTTGTCGAGTCAGATCGTCTAGCGAACTATATGAGTGAATTTCCTGATAGTTTAACAAATCTATCAGAAAGAGGTTATGACGACCATAGCGATAAGTTTGGAGAATATAAGAATTCTGTTACGCAGAATGCAGACGGTGAATACTTAGCGGCTCCATGGGATATCGGTCCAGCGGCAGTCTTCTATCGTACGGATATCTTTGAAGAGGCAGGCGTGAACGCTGAAGAGATCGAGACATGGGATGATTACATTGAAGCAGGTAAGACGATTAAAGAGAAAACGGGTGTGAAAATGGGTCCAATCGACATCGCAGCAGATGATGCGTTGTATCGTATGATGATGAACCAGCAAGGAGCCTATTACTTTGACGAAGAAGGCAATATTGACCTTACTTCTGACGAGTCTAAACGTACCTTTGAAACAATTAAAGAGATGCATGAGGCTGACTTAGTTCTAAACAATGATGGATGGAACGGTGTTGTTTCTGCAACAGTTAACGGTGAAGTCGCAACTGTACCATTTGGCGTATGGTACTCCGGAACGATTACGGACCAGGCTCCTGATTTAGATGGGAAATGGGGCGTCTTCCAATTGCCGGCGTTTGAAGAAGGGGGTAACCGTGCTGCGAACTTAGGCGGTTCAGACCTAGCCATTCCAAGCTCTTCTGACAACCAGGATGCAGCTTATGCATTTGTAGAATACTTTACGACTGAGGAAGATCCACAAATGACTGCACTTAAAGAACGAGGTATATTCCCTTCACTAGAATCAGCGTATGAGAACGAGTACTTTAAGCAAGAAGTGGAGTACTTTAGCAATCAACAAATCTACGAAACGTTTGCAAATGTTGTACCAGACATTCCAGTAGCGAACTATACGAGTGATTATTCCCGTGCGTTGAAACTTGTGTCTGATGCACAAGCTTCTATTCTACTTGATGGTCAATCCGTAGACGAAGCGCTTCAGAATGCAGCTGACACGCTAGCGAATGATACAGATCGTGAAATAAACGAATAA
- a CDS encoding GH1 family beta-glucosidase — MTVQFPKGFEWGVATASYQIEGAVHEGGRGESIWDRFSHIEGNIQNGDTGDIACDHYHLYKDDVALMKELGVKTYRFSISWPRIFPNGTGDVNEEGVQFYRNLLEALHEAGIEPAVTLFHWDLPQKLQDKGGWLNRETADAFATYAKTCYERFGDLVPRWITHNEPFVHAFLGHYFGEMAPGMKDLRATLQVSHHLLLSHGMAVKVHRELGLQSEIGITYSTSSVYPANKHVKDKEAAELYDGMLNKWFFDPVLLGSYPEDIKSRYEEAFPLDFIQDGDLDTISQRIDFCGINYYFRTIIAYDNTVPFWNGREVQKEHAERTAMGWEVYPDGLRQRLLECKERYGNLPLYITENGCAADDVVNEGKVDDSFRISYLDRHFKAMQEAIEQDGVNLKGYYLWSFLDNFEWAYGYDKRFGIVYVDYETLQRVKKDSFYWYQQVVKENGLPSKSNYATLSCQS; from the coding sequence ATGACTGTACAATTTCCAAAGGGGTTTGAATGGGGAGTCGCAACAGCATCTTACCAAATTGAAGGAGCTGTTCACGAAGGTGGACGCGGAGAGTCCATCTGGGACCGCTTCTCGCATATAGAAGGCAATATCCAAAATGGAGATACGGGCGACATTGCTTGTGACCACTACCATTTGTACAAAGATGACGTGGCACTCATGAAAGAACTAGGGGTTAAGACGTATCGTTTCTCGATTTCATGGCCGCGCATTTTTCCAAATGGAACAGGTGATGTGAATGAAGAAGGAGTTCAATTCTATCGAAACCTCCTTGAGGCGTTACATGAAGCAGGCATTGAGCCAGCTGTGACGTTGTTTCACTGGGATCTTCCACAGAAGCTCCAAGACAAAGGTGGATGGTTGAACCGTGAGACCGCGGATGCGTTCGCTACCTATGCGAAGACGTGCTATGAACGCTTCGGGGATTTGGTTCCTCGCTGGATTACGCACAATGAGCCGTTTGTGCACGCTTTTCTAGGTCATTACTTTGGTGAAATGGCACCTGGCATGAAGGACTTACGGGCCACGCTTCAGGTTTCTCATCACCTCTTGTTATCGCACGGAATGGCCGTCAAGGTACACCGCGAGTTAGGTCTCCAAAGTGAAATTGGGATTACGTATTCCACGTCTTCCGTTTACCCTGCTAATAAACATGTGAAGGATAAAGAAGCTGCGGAGCTGTACGACGGGATGTTGAACAAGTGGTTTTTCGACCCGGTTCTCCTTGGATCTTATCCAGAAGACATTAAATCCCGCTACGAAGAGGCGTTTCCGTTAGATTTTATACAAGATGGGGACTTAGATACGATTAGTCAGCGGATTGATTTCTGTGGGATTAACTATTATTTCCGTACCATCATTGCTTACGACAATACGGTACCATTTTGGAACGGGCGAGAGGTTCAGAAGGAGCATGCGGAACGTACAGCGATGGGATGGGAAGTCTATCCTGATGGGCTTCGTCAACGTTTACTAGAGTGTAAAGAACGCTATGGCAATCTACCACTCTACATTACTGAAAATGGCTGTGCTGCTGATGATGTGGTGAATGAGGGGAAAGTAGACGACTCCTTCCGCATTAGCTATTTGGACCGTCATTTCAAAGCGATGCAAGAAGCAATCGAGCAAGATGGTGTGAACTTGAAAGGGTACTACCTCTGGTCGTTTTTGGATAACTTTGAATGGGCATATGGGTACGATAAACGGTTCGGAATTGTATATGTTGATTATGAAACACTTCAGCGTGTAAAGAAAGACAGTTTTTACTGGTATCAGCAAGTGGTGAAGGAGAATGGTCTTCCATCAAAGTCTAACTATGCAACCTTGTCCTGCCAATCCTAA
- a CDS encoding ROK family transcriptional regulator, which produces MSTQMRTGSFQLMKSMNRSIILNLIREKGPISRAEIAKITKLTPPTVSNIVKELLRSEFVIETSQGTSKGGRKPTLLDINSNHFFIIGIDVGHVYVKFVTSNLAGDVLEQVRLKLDSHPNKQTMINVLKRGVHKLLEQSQLHVDRCLGIGVGMHGIVDNENGISLFTPAFNLRDIPVASVLEDEFQLMVKVENDVRAMTLGEAWFGNGDKQENFVGVNVGYGIGAGIMYEGQLFHGEANIAGEIGHMTIDLNGPKCDCGNYGCLQAIAAGPAIAERAVKELKFGASSLLTDMCGGDLDKVTGSMVHKAAVQGDEFSTRILHDTGRYLGIGLTNLIHTVNPTRIIIGGGVAQAGEFILSGVQEMIASKGLTQQAKETPVLSARLKENSTVMGAVVLILQEFFVRK; this is translated from the coding sequence ATGAGTACACAAATGAGAACAGGTAGTTTCCAACTAATGAAATCCATGAATCGTTCCATTATTTTAAATCTCATACGCGAGAAAGGGCCCATCTCCCGTGCTGAGATTGCTAAAATCACGAAACTGACTCCACCAACCGTAAGCAATATCGTCAAGGAGCTCTTACGGAGTGAATTTGTTATTGAAACTTCACAAGGAACGTCGAAAGGTGGACGGAAGCCAACGTTATTGGACATTAACTCGAACCATTTCTTTATCATTGGAATCGACGTCGGGCATGTGTATGTGAAATTTGTAACGAGTAACCTAGCAGGGGACGTTCTGGAACAAGTTCGATTAAAGCTCGATTCTCACCCCAATAAGCAAACGATGATCAACGTGTTGAAAAGAGGTGTCCACAAATTATTGGAACAAAGTCAACTCCATGTGGACCGTTGCCTCGGGATTGGGGTCGGTATGCACGGGATTGTGGATAACGAGAATGGGATTTCCTTATTCACCCCTGCCTTTAACTTACGAGATATCCCAGTTGCCTCTGTTCTTGAGGACGAATTTCAGCTTATGGTGAAGGTTGAGAATGACGTTCGTGCTATGACGCTCGGCGAAGCTTGGTTCGGAAATGGGGACAAGCAAGAGAATTTCGTCGGGGTCAACGTTGGGTACGGAATTGGTGCTGGTATCATGTACGAAGGACAACTCTTCCACGGAGAAGCGAATATCGCAGGGGAGATTGGTCATATGACAATCGATCTTAATGGACCGAAATGCGATTGTGGAAATTATGGGTGTCTCCAAGCCATTGCAGCTGGACCTGCTATAGCTGAACGAGCTGTCAAAGAGCTTAAATTTGGAGCCTCGTCCCTTCTAACGGACATGTGCGGGGGTGACCTTGATAAGGTTACAGGTTCCATGGTGCATAAAGCGGCAGTTCAAGGGGATGAATTTAGCACCCGAATCCTCCACGATACAGGACGCTATTTAGGTATTGGGCTGACGAACCTTATCCACACCGTGAACCCAACTCGCATCATTATCGGAGGAGGCGTGGCTCAGGCTGGAGAGTTTATATTGTCTGGTGTCCAAGAGATGATCGCTTCTAAAGGACTGACGCAACAAGCGAAAGAAACTCCTGTCCTCTCCGCTCGTTTGAAGGAGAATTCCACTGTTATGGGAGCAGTTGTATTAATTCTTCAAGAGTTCTTCGTTCGTAAGTAA
- the thiE gene encoding thiamine phosphate synthase: MIDLRNYFIMGSQDCIGDPVETLRQAIQGGITCFQFREKGEGSRSGKRKEELARKLQQLCQEEDIPFIVNDDVALAKKLDADGIHVGQDDTAIETVLHDFRQKVVGLSTHTVEEALLANELNVDYIGVGPIYGTKTKPDAKTPSGPERIKEIRKVNVTKPIVGIGGIHIDNAREVMEAGADGVSYISIVSRSETPYEAARAMRQAVEEEVRY; this comes from the coding sequence ATGATTGATCTTAGAAACTACTTTATTATGGGGAGTCAGGATTGTATTGGAGATCCAGTTGAAACGTTACGTCAAGCGATTCAAGGTGGCATTACATGCTTTCAGTTCCGTGAGAAAGGTGAAGGTTCACGATCAGGAAAGCGAAAAGAGGAGCTAGCAAGAAAGCTTCAACAGCTATGCCAAGAAGAAGATATTCCGTTTATTGTTAATGATGATGTTGCTCTCGCTAAGAAACTGGATGCAGACGGAATCCACGTTGGACAAGACGATACCGCCATTGAAACAGTCCTACACGATTTTCGACAGAAGGTGGTTGGCTTATCCACTCATACGGTAGAGGAAGCTTTACTCGCGAATGAATTGAATGTGGATTATATCGGAGTAGGACCTATATATGGGACTAAGACAAAACCGGATGCCAAAACGCCATCAGGACCTGAAAGAATCAAGGAAATAAGAAAGGTTAATGTGACAAAACCGATAGTTGGAATCGGTGGGATACACATTGACAATGCAAGAGAAGTGATGGAGGCGGGAGCGGATGGGGTCTCCTACATTTCAATTGTAAGTAGAAGTGAAACTCCATACGAAGCAGCGCGGGCAATGAGGCAGGCTGTAGAAGAAGAGGTTCGATACTAG
- the thiM gene encoding hydroxyethylthiazole kinase gives MTITALREKGPLIHNLTNEVVSNFTANGLYAIGASPVMSKAPEEAADMAGISDGVLINIGTLTASDVEAMHLAGRRANENGIPVVLDPVGVAATAYRKETCRDLLQAISFTAIRGNAGEIATLIDRPWEARGVDSSDDGDVVELAEAAAIKLGTLIILTGKKDVVTDGTRTYTCENGTPMLTKVTGTGCLLSSVVTAFLTLDGDRVDNAVSAVSTYGVASELAVDDAAGPGTFHPRFLDTLSTVTLEAVQQHAVVKEVVHND, from the coding sequence ATGACGATTACTGCCTTACGTGAGAAAGGGCCACTTATTCACAATCTAACGAACGAAGTTGTTAGTAACTTTACTGCGAACGGCTTGTACGCAATTGGCGCATCCCCAGTCATGTCGAAAGCGCCTGAAGAAGCGGCAGATATGGCGGGCATTTCAGATGGCGTACTCATCAATATTGGTACGTTAACGGCAAGTGACGTTGAAGCAATGCATCTCGCAGGTCGACGTGCCAACGAAAATGGAATTCCTGTCGTTCTGGACCCGGTAGGTGTTGCAGCGACAGCGTACAGGAAGGAAACGTGTCGCGACTTGCTACAGGCGATATCCTTTACCGCAATTCGTGGGAATGCTGGGGAAATTGCAACGCTCATTGACCGACCGTGGGAAGCAAGAGGTGTGGATTCTTCAGATGATGGAGATGTGGTTGAGCTAGCTGAAGCCGCTGCGATAAAGCTAGGGACACTAATTATCCTCACGGGTAAGAAAGATGTGGTGACGGACGGGACAAGGACGTACACGTGTGAGAACGGAACGCCTATGTTGACGAAGGTGACAGGAACAGGATGCTTGTTAAGCTCTGTTGTCACAGCGTTTCTAACTTTGGATGGTGACCGTGTGGACAATGCAGTGTCTGCTGTGTCCACATACGGGGTAGCAAGTGAACTTGCTGTGGATGACGCAGCTGGACCTGGAACGTTCCACCCACGTTTTCTAGATACTTTGTCCACAGTTACATTGGAAGCGGTGCAGCAACACGCAGTAGTAAAGGAAGTTGTCCACAATGATTGA
- the thiD gene encoding bifunctional hydroxymethylpyrimidine kinase/phosphomethylpyrimidine kinase produces the protein MSNVRGAITIAGTDPSGGAGIQADLKTFQELEAFGMSVITSVVAQNTTGVRGMEHMPLSIIDHQLAAVLEDMPVHALKTGMIATTDMMKLVASRIQQAGVPYVMDPVMIAQSGDALMDEASRSALRETLLPLATVVTPNVPEAEAITGELVETEADMRKVAKIIVHEFGSKSVVVKGGHMEGEALDLFYDGEDFHTLVTPRFDTKHTHGTGCTFSAAITAELAKGKSLLEAVQTGKRFIALAIEHTLGIGHGQGPTNHWAYRHHQHKLEEIR, from the coding sequence ATGAGTAATGTCCGTGGGGCTATAACAATTGCTGGAACAGACCCGAGTGGCGGGGCTGGTATACAGGCAGATTTGAAAACGTTCCAGGAGCTTGAGGCGTTTGGGATGTCGGTCATTACGTCTGTTGTTGCTCAGAATACGACAGGCGTTCGTGGCATGGAGCATATGCCGTTATCAATTATTGACCATCAGCTTGCAGCGGTTCTTGAGGATATGCCTGTCCATGCACTAAAGACCGGGATGATTGCCACGACTGACATGATGAAGCTTGTGGCTTCACGCATCCAACAGGCTGGTGTTCCCTATGTCATGGACCCAGTCATGATTGCCCAAAGCGGTGATGCGTTAATGGATGAAGCTTCCCGAAGTGCTCTAAGAGAGACGCTGTTGCCACTTGCAACTGTTGTGACCCCGAATGTACCTGAAGCCGAGGCGATTACAGGGGAACTGGTCGAGACGGAAGCGGACATGAGGAAGGTTGCAAAGATAATTGTGCATGAATTTGGATCAAAGTCAGTCGTCGTAAAAGGGGGCCACATGGAAGGGGAAGCACTCGATTTATTTTATGACGGAGAGGACTTTCATACATTGGTGACGCCGAGGTTCGATACGAAGCACACGCATGGTACTGGATGTACGTTCTCAGCTGCCATCACGGCTGAGTTAGCAAAGGGGAAATCCCTTCTTGAAGCCGTTCAGACTGGGAAGCGATTTATCGCACTAGCTATTGAGCACACGCTTGGTATCGGACATGGGCAAGGTCCAACAAACCATTGGGCTTATCGCCACCATCAACATAAATTGGAGGAGATACGATGA
- the tenA gene encoding thiaminase II: MTFSTELRKEADSIYNAIFDHPFVRGLAKGDIPKGAVEHYVKADFEYLNAFMHMYGLAISKSSDRSDMDFYKQQIDFVLNSEIHPHNNLCQYIGINYDDLQSYPLPPSADHYIKHMKHYGHEGSLGEILAAILPCPWTYLEIGERLIEEIGHDEAHPFYEWIAFYAEEGIRETTDDIRKRLDDWAEGASQREKEAMKEAFIKSSQLEWGFWEMAYNEESWELVPRQAVTTYE, encoded by the coding sequence ATGACATTTTCCACAGAATTACGTAAAGAAGCAGATTCCATTTACAACGCAATCTTTGACCATCCGTTTGTTAGAGGACTGGCGAAAGGTGACATCCCAAAAGGTGCGGTCGAGCATTATGTGAAAGCAGACTTTGAGTACTTGAATGCCTTTATGCACATGTACGGACTTGCCATCTCGAAAAGTTCTGACCGAAGCGACATGGATTTCTACAAACAGCAGATTGATTTCGTCTTGAATAGCGAAATTCATCCACACAACAACCTTTGTCAGTATATCGGTATCAATTACGACGATTTGCAAAGCTATCCGCTTCCTCCATCCGCAGATCACTACATCAAACACATGAAGCATTACGGTCACGAAGGGTCCTTAGGTGAGATTCTTGCTGCCATCCTTCCTTGTCCGTGGACCTATTTAGAAATTGGCGAACGCCTTATTGAAGAGATTGGGCATGATGAAGCCCATCCTTTCTATGAATGGATTGCATTCTACGCAGAAGAGGGCATTCGTGAGACGACAGACGATATCCGGAAGCGCCTCGATGACTGGGCAGAAGGCGCGAGCCAACGAGAGAAAGAGGCGATGAAGGAGGCATTCATAAAGAGTTCTCAGCTTGAATGGGGCTTCTGGGAAATGGCTTACAATGAAGAGTCATGGGAGCTTGTTCCTCGTCAGGCGGTGACTACGTATGAGTAA
- the queE gene encoding 7-carboxy-7-deazaguanine synthase QueE, whose protein sequence is MSSIPVLEIFGPTIQGEGMVVGRKTMFVRTAGCDYRCSWCDSAFTWDGSAKDDIRKLSAEDIYEELYTIGGDKFDHVTVSGGNPALLKDMGILVDLLHDKGCEVALETQGSRYQEWFTKIDDLTLSPKPPSSGMETNWVKLDGILHELEQAGRVDKASLKVVVFDEADLEYAKDVHARYPHVDFFLQVGNDDTEEQNDEVLMYKLLKKYEWLIERTMESDALNRVRVLPQVHALLWGNRRGV, encoded by the coding sequence ATGAGTAGCATTCCTGTACTAGAAATATTCGGGCCAACCATCCAAGGAGAAGGAATGGTTGTCGGGCGTAAAACGATGTTTGTACGGACAGCGGGATGCGACTACCGTTGTTCGTGGTGCGACTCGGCATTTACGTGGGATGGCAGTGCGAAGGACGATATTCGCAAGCTGTCTGCAGAAGACATTTACGAGGAACTCTATACCATTGGCGGCGACAAATTTGACCACGTGACAGTATCCGGCGGCAATCCCGCCTTGTTGAAAGATATGGGCATTCTCGTCGACCTTCTCCATGATAAGGGGTGCGAAGTCGCACTTGAGACGCAAGGAAGTCGTTATCAAGAATGGTTTACAAAGATAGACGATTTAACGCTGTCGCCGAAGCCTCCTAGTTCTGGCATGGAGACCAACTGGGTGAAGCTAGACGGGATTCTACACGAACTTGAACAAGCAGGCCGTGTGGACAAAGCGAGTCTCAAGGTTGTTGTATTTGATGAAGCAGACCTAGAGTACGCCAAGGACGTTCATGCCCGTTATCCACATGTGGATTTCTTTCTTCAGGTGGGGAATGACGATACAGAGGAACAGAACGATGAAGTACTGATGTATAAATTGTTAAAGAAATACGAATGGCTCATTGAGCGGACGATGGAATCTGACGCGCTGAACCGTGTGCGCGTACTGCCACAAGTACATGCTCTCTTATGGGGCAATCGTCGCGGTGTTTAG
- the queD gene encoding 6-carboxytetrahydropterin synthase QueD yields MFNDFGFRIVEQLQKIDEDIRRSELKYHHKRVMVSKEFTFDAAHHLHCYEGKCKNLHGHTYKVIFGVSGYVDEIGIVIDFGDLKNIWKNEIEIYLDHRYLNETLPLMNTTAENMVVWIYEKMDEALQAQFEGARVEFVKLYETPTSYAEARREWMIDE; encoded by the coding sequence ATGTTTAACGACTTTGGCTTTCGCATTGTTGAACAGCTACAGAAGATTGATGAGGATATCCGTCGCAGTGAGTTGAAATATCATCATAAGCGGGTGATGGTCAGCAAGGAATTCACCTTTGATGCAGCGCACCACCTTCATTGCTACGAAGGAAAATGTAAGAACTTACACGGACATACGTACAAAGTCATCTTCGGAGTAAGTGGCTACGTGGATGAAATCGGCATTGTCATCGACTTTGGCGACCTAAAGAACATCTGGAAGAACGAAATTGAAATCTACCTCGACCATCGATACTTAAACGAGACTTTACCTCTTATGAATACAACGGCAGAGAACATGGTTGTGTGGATTTATGAGAAGATGGATGAGGCGCTTCAAGCGCAGTTTGAAGGGGCGAGAGTCGAGTTCGTGAAATTGTATGAGACTCCGACGAGCTACGCAGAAGCAAGACGGGAGTGGATGATCGATGAGTAG